DNA sequence from the Candidatus Binataceae bacterium genome:
TTGGGTCTGGGGCTGTCGATCTGCCGTTCGATCATTGAAGCGCATGGCGGACGATTGTGGGTGACCGCCAATGCGCCCCGCGGCGCCGTGTTTCAATTCACGCTACCCGCAAATCCAGATATGGCGCCGCGTCTTTGATGCTCGCCGTTCCGCCGGACGACAGTTTACCCTCCTTGTCGTCGTAACCCGACGCCGGATGCGCGCGGAACTGGGCGCGCCTCTTACCCATCCCATCCCGATCATGGTAAAGTCGAAAAACTAGCCTCTCGGACGCCGAGGGGGACCGGAGGGCTGGTGAAATCAAGCCGCAGAGCATCGGAGGAGATCCATGAGGATGAACGCCTTGCTGAGGGCCGCGGTTGCGGCGGGTGCTGCTGCAAGCGTCGTCTCCGGCGTCGCGGCGGCGGAAGGCAAATTCCCTGTCTTTCTGAGTATGAGCTATGTCGGCAACGGCTGGCAGAACGAAGCCACCAACATGATCTCGGCCATGGCGAAGTACTACAGCGACAAGGTCGACCTGCACATCCAGGTGGCGGGTCCCGTGGCGCAGCGGCAGATCCAGCAGATCAACTCCATGGTGCAGGCGGGCGCCAAGGCGATCATCATCTATCCGATCTCGCCGACGGCGCTCAACGCTGCGATCAAGAACGCCTGCGACAAAGGCGTCGTCGTCTTCGCCTATGATTCGCGCGTTACCGAACCCTGCGCCTACAATGTCCATCCCGATCAATACAAGCTCGCCGTCACCGCGGCCGATTGGGTCGCCGAGCAGATGCACCACAAGGGGAACGTGCTGTTCGTCACCGGCGTGCCCGGCACGACCGTCGATACGGACCGCAACCGCGGCTTCCGCGATGTGATCAGCAAATATCCCGAGATGAAGATCGTCGGCGAAGTGAACGGGATGTGGTCGCTCGCGGTCGTCGAGAAGGTTATCACCGAGTTCATGGCGACGCACAAATGGAGCGACATCGACGGCATCATCGGCACCGGCGGCGGCTGGACCGCCTGGCAGCAGGAGCAGGCGGCCGGAATCAAGAAGTTCACGCCCTACGGCACCGATGGCGCCAACGCCACGCGTGTGGCGATGCTGCCGTTGGGCTCGATCCCCGATGCGACACCACCTTACGCGCCAATGGGCGCGCCGGCGATCTCGCTCGAGAGCACGCCGATGTCCGGCGCGCTCGCCCTTAAGCTCGCGTTGCAGGTGCTCGTGGGCAAGGAGGTTCCGAAGGACACCGTGATAGCGCTCCAGGTGGCCACCTCTGAAAACATCAAACTATGCAAGGAGGGGACCTGGAAGGAGATGAAGGACGGCTGCAACGTCTTCGATCCCAAGGTCATCAATACCGACTATGTCGACAACATCTTCTCGCCCGATACACCGGAAATCGGCCTCAAGGCAGCGATGTTCGGCGAACCTGAACCGAAAGAATAGCGTCGCGCGGAACTGCCGGTCGGGGCGCGCACGGTCCGGGCCGGCGGACGTTCGCCAGAAAGGCCAGGCAGTGAAGCCGGCGGAAGCCGCCCATGCGCTCGCGATCGACGGATTGAGCAAGCGCTTCGGTGCCACTCTGGCGCTCGATGGCGCGTCGGTGACGATCGGGCGCGGCGAGGTCCATGCGCTCCTTGGTGAGAACGGCGCCGGGAAATCGACCCTCGTCCGGATCCTGAGTGGACTCACGCGTCCGGATGCGGGAACGATCTCTGTGTTCGGCCAGCGCGCCCGGGCAGCCGGTCCGCGCGGCGCGCGGGCGCTCGGGATCGCGACCGCCTTTCAGGAGGTCACCTTGGTTCCCGATCTCGTCGTGCAGGACAATCTTCTGCTCGACGTGGCGCCGACGCGACTCGGGTTCGTGCTCGACCGCCGCCGGGCGCGGCGCTGGACCGAAGCGGCGCTCGCGCGGCTCGAGCTCGGTTCGGTCGATCCGCGGCGCGAGATTCGCGACTGCCCGCTGCCGCTGCGCCAGAAACTCGAGATCGCCCGAGCCATCGCGCGCGAGCCGCGGATCCTGCTGCTCGACGAGCCGACCTCGGCGTTCTCGGCGCAGGACGTCGAATGGCTCGAACGGCGCATCGCCGAATTGAGGGCGCGCGGCGCTACCGTCCTCTTCATAACTCACCGCATGCCCGAGGTCCGCCGGTTCTGCGACCGCCTCACCATCTTGCGCAACGGCCGTCAGGTCGGGACCTTCGCGGTCGGCGAGATCAGCCATGACGAGGTGGTTCGGCTGGTGATCGGCCGATCGCTCGCCGCTACCTTCCCGCCGGTGCGGCCGCCGCAAGAGCGTTGCGGCGCCCCCGCGCTCGAGGTGCGGCAACTCACCGTGAGAGGTCGCGTCGAAGACGTTACATTCTCGCTCTGGCCCAGCGAAATCCTCGGTGTTGCCGGTCTTCAGGGGATGGGGCAGAGCGAGCTGTTCCATGCCCTGTTCGGCGTTGTTCCTGCCGACAGCGGCACCATCGCCGTCGATGGCCGGGCGGTCGTCATCGCCTCGCCGCGCGATGCCATCGATGCGCGCATCGGCATCAGCCTGGTGCCGGAGGAGCGCAAGACCGAGGCGCTGGCGCTTAAACTCTCCGGCCTCGAAAACGTCTCGCTGCCGACGCTCAATCGCTTCGCACGGTTCGGCTGGCTCGACTTGGAGGCTGAGCGCCGTGCCGTCGATCGCGTGCTCGCCCGCGTGCAGGTGCATCCGCGCGCGCTCTATCGGCCTTGCGCCAGTTTCAGCGGCGGTAATCAGCAGAAGATCTCGATCGCCAAATGGCTGCTGGCGGAAAGCCGGGTGTTGTTGCTGTTCGATCCGACACGCGGCGTCGATGTCGGCGCCAAGCACGAGATCTATCTCTTGATGCGCCAATTCGCCGATGCGGGCGGCGCGGTGCTGTTCTATTCGACGGACGTGCTGGAGATCGCTAACCTCTGCCGTCGCGTCATCACGCTCTATGATCGGCGGATCAATGCCGAGCTGGCGGGCGAGGCGGTGCGGGAGGAGGAGATCATGCGCTTCGCGCTGGGGCAAGGAAGCGCCTCGGCACCGCTCGAGCGGGCGGTATGACCCTCACCTCGAAGCCGGGACAACCTGCGACTTTGGGTCCCCGCAGCCTCGCCCCGGGCGGCGGCGTCGCGACCGCCGTCCGCTCCGCGCTCGGCCGCCACAGCGGCCTCGTTATGGCGATCGTGGTGTTCGGCGTCGTCTTCGGCGGGCTTAACCTCGTGCTGGCGAAGCCGTTCGGCTATTACGATTTCGCCTCGACGCTTGGCAACACCACGACACTGGCGATCGGCGCGATGGGCGAGACCCTGGCGGTGATCCTCGGCGGCCTCGACCTCTCGGCCGGGGCGGTCATCTCCCTGTCCAACTGCCTGATCGTTCGCGGCATGACGGCCGCGCCCGGCTGGGAGGTCGCCTGGACTTTGGCGGGCGTGGCGGCGGGCTGCGTTGCGGGCGCGGTCAATGGCGTGTTCATCGGTTTTCTGCGGCTC
Encoded proteins:
- a CDS encoding sugar ABC transporter ATP-binding protein — translated: MKPAEAAHALAIDGLSKRFGATLALDGASVTIGRGEVHALLGENGAGKSTLVRILSGLTRPDAGTISVFGQRARAAGPRGARALGIATAFQEVTLVPDLVVQDNLLLDVAPTRLGFVLDRRRARRWTEAALARLELGSVDPRREIRDCPLPLRQKLEIARAIAREPRILLLDEPTSAFSAQDVEWLERRIAELRARGATVLFITHRMPEVRRFCDRLTILRNGRQVGTFAVGEISHDEVVRLVIGRSLAATFPPVRPPQERCGAPALEVRQLTVRGRVEDVTFSLWPSEILGVAGLQGMGQSELFHALFGVVPADSGTIAVDGRAVVIASPRDAIDARIGISLVPEERKTEALALKLSGLENVSLPTLNRFARFGWLDLEAERRAVDRVLARVQVHPRALYRPCASFSGGNQQKISIAKWLLAESRVLLLFDPTRGVDVGAKHEIYLLMRQFADAGGAVLFYSTDVLEIANLCRRVITLYDRRINAELAGEAVREEEIMRFALGQGSASAPLERAV
- a CDS encoding substrate-binding domain-containing protein, yielding MNALLRAAVAAGAAASVVSGVAAAEGKFPVFLSMSYVGNGWQNEATNMISAMAKYYSDKVDLHIQVAGPVAQRQIQQINSMVQAGAKAIIIYPISPTALNAAIKNACDKGVVVFAYDSRVTEPCAYNVHPDQYKLAVTAADWVAEQMHHKGNVLFVTGVPGTTVDTDRNRGFRDVISKYPEMKIVGEVNGMWSLAVVEKVITEFMATHKWSDIDGIIGTGGGWTAWQQEQAAGIKKFTPYGTDGANATRVAMLPLGSIPDATPPYAPMGAPAISLESTPMSGALALKLALQVLVGKEVPKDTVIALQVATSENIKLCKEGTWKEMKDGCNVFDPKVINTDYVDNIFSPDTPEIGLKAAMFGEPEPKE